The Rhizobium leguminosarum genome includes a region encoding these proteins:
- a CDS encoding DUF29 domain-containing protein yields the protein MSYETDFVQWTRDQAALLRALDPSPTGLDADNLAEEIEALGRIEISNMSRHLYQLLNNLLLLAAGAPEQNRWIRDAYSAHTDVVLASSPSLEHHLDLARTYKLARRGAVDMLVELKIEVPDFPTTCPLTVEQLLDEDFNLPAVIRLMESRDV from the coding sequence ATGTCCTATGAAACCGACTTCGTTCAATGGACACGAGATCAAGCGGCGCTGCTACGTGCTCTCGATCCATCGCCTACAGGTCTCGATGCCGACAATCTCGCGGAAGAAATCGAAGCGCTCGGCAGGATAGAAATCAGCAATATGTCGCGTCATTTGTATCAGCTATTGAACAACCTGCTGCTGCTGGCTGCGGGAGCGCCTGAGCAAAACCGTTGGATTCGAGATGCCTATTCCGCACACACGGACGTAGTATTAGCGTCGTCTCCCTCGCTGGAGCATCACCTCGATCTGGCGCGGACGTACAAGCTCGCGCGTCGCGGAGCTGTCGACATGCTTGTCGAACTCAAGATCGAGGTTCCGGATTTCCCGACCACCTGTCCGCTGACTGTCGAGCAATTGCTCGATGAAGACTTCAACCTCCCGGCAGTTATTAGACTTATGGAGAGCCGAGATGTCTGA